The Toxorhynchites rutilus septentrionalis strain SRP chromosome 3, ASM2978413v1, whole genome shotgun sequence genome includes a region encoding these proteins:
- the LOC129776242 gene encoding uncharacterized protein LOC129776242 translates to MDLLKKMMGLDGHKDDDDDKRKKKPVVKDEFRKPIWVEEYDSDDDLFDNQKIYGVQIFTNPLEIQKHFEHQIQEMMKSLEEYDETFKSFDHDLKQDFLKPGFEEEIKKELKKEKLLDTDLDGEIYPDQLHTLLQRISPDLKDLLPKKRTQDVHSKGEPKLKLTDEQKIMDWIHGYKESDPLPPVRSRAPRKMPSQRFHDGIFEGTFQGPRMFGQSIISQTIRKPDGTYETRKTVRDSEGHTKTTITRSTSDGNKESITTYGDEGGPSSTKPFMDDGLPETGTKSDSVAHTLLVMNQNDRKHLFAKNGYVLPRNLW, encoded by the exons ATGGatctgttgaaaaaaatgatgggCCTAGACGGTCACAAggatgacgacgacgacaagAG GAAGAAAAAACCGGTGGTTAAGGATGAATTCCGGAAACCAATTTGGGTGGAAGAATATGACAGCGATGATGATCTCTTTGACAACCAGAAAATCTACGGTGTCCAAATTTTCACCAACCCGCTCGAGATACAGAAACATTTCGAGCATCAGATCCAGGAGATGATGAAAAGCCTGGAGGAGTACGATG AAACCTTTAAGAGTTTCGATCACGATTTGAAGCAGGATTTTTTGAAGCCCGGTTTTGAGGAGGAAATTAAGAAGGAACTAAAGAAGGAAAAACTGCTTGATACTGACCTGGATGGAGA AATTTACCCGGACCAACTGCACACTCTGCTGCAACGTATTTCCCCAGATCTGAAGGATCTTTTACCCAAGAAGCGGACCCAGGATGTCCACTCTAAGGGTGAACCGAAACTAAAGCTTACCGACGAGCAAAAGATCATGGACTGGATTCACGGCTATAAAGAATCGGACCCGTTGCCACCGGTGCGCTCTCGTGCGCCTCGCAAGATGCCATCGCAACGTTTCCACGATGGAATTTTTGAAGGAACATTCCAAGGACCGCGTATGTTCGGCCAGAGTATCATCTCGCAAACCATCCGGAAACCCGACGGG ACCTATGAAACACGTAAAACCGTTCGCGATTCGGAAGGGCACACCAAGACCACTATAACACGTTCGACCAGTGATGGGAACAAGGAATCCATAACAACATACGGCGACGAAGGTGGGCCTTCATCGACGAAACCATTTATGGACGATGGTTTGCCAGAAACTGGCACCAAGAGTGATTCGGTTGCTCACACCTTGCTCGTCATGAACCAGAACGACCGCAAGCATCTCTTCGCTAAGAATGGTTACGTTCTCCCAAGGAACCTCTGGTGA